A region of Lycium barbarum isolate Lr01 chromosome 1, ASM1917538v2, whole genome shotgun sequence DNA encodes the following proteins:
- the LOC132610258 gene encoding uncharacterized protein LOC132610258 — translation MIIACFIGQLNGWWDNYLTPTQRNSILTVVKQEGRWTDNNESIRTMLQNLRCKTLTSFRWYKDVFLCRVMELPESNDSHWKSKFIDGLPPLFAEREGLALCNEIRLSQQIKCHGLNERQQLGEFCGQFGMDIPQSSKNHHRHKKNHKDFQQWKENRSQKKARRKKTFKERKNFIKSKNPKACYKCGRIGHFYKNCRVKEKIKALNIDDDLRESLYKILLNSNLEPEDDSSKESDSSSNPSLDEDIRVLDEENYISTSSDDECQPCQIGQPCAKTKEDDEFYKLVSQFSENSLHVLDGNNLVDLLKNIKDPNLRSQL, via the exons ATGATTATAGCTTGTTTCATTGGTCAATTAAATGGATGGTGGGATAATTATTTGACCCCAACACAGCGTAATTCTATTTTAACTGTTGTTAAACAAGAAG GAAGATGGACGGATAATAATGAATCTATTCGTACCATGCTTCAAAATCTTAGATGTAAGACACTAACAtcatttaggtggtataaagatgTTTTTCTTTGCCGGGTCATGGAATTACCAGAGAGTAATGACTCTCACTGGAAGTCCAAATTTATAGATGGACTCCCTCCACTTTTTGCAGAAAGA gaaggattagccttatgTAATGAAATTAGGCTAAGTCAGCAAATCAAGTGTCATGGTCTTAATgaaagacaacaattaggagaattttgtggacAGTTTGGTATGGATATTCCACAATCTTctaagaatcatcataggcataaGAAAAATCATAAAGACTTCCAACAATGGAAGGAGAACCGCTCGCAGAAAAAAGCTAGGCGCAAAAAGACTTTCAAGGAAAGAAAGAattttattaaatccaaaaatCCAAAAGCCTGTTATAAGTGTGGCAGAATAGGTCATTTTTATAAGAATTGTAGGGTTAAGGAGAAGATTAAAGCCCTTAACATAGATGATGACCTTAGAGAATCTTTATATAAAATTTTGTTAAATTCAAACCTAGAACCAGAGGATGATTCTAGTAAGGAGAGTGATAGTTCTTCCAACCCCTCTTTAGATGAAGATATTAGGGTGTtagatgaagagaattatatctCAACCAGTTCAGACGATGAGTGTCAACCATGCCAAATAGGGCAGCCTTGTGCTAAAACTAAGGAAGACGATGAGTTTTATAAACTTGTTTCCCAGTTTAGTGAAAACAGTCTTCATGTTTTAGACGGTAATAACCTCGTTGACCTCCTTAAAAATATTAAGGATCCCAATCTTAGGTCCCAATTATAG